The following are encoded in a window of Rosa chinensis cultivar Old Blush chromosome 4, RchiOBHm-V2, whole genome shotgun sequence genomic DNA:
- the LOC112198406 gene encoding cytochrome P450 CYP749A22 isoform X2 — MMSWVRDTVLTLPGVSCTFLLLLALIFIKIVHKLWWTPTRTKRFMASQGIRGPSYRLIHGNNKEISNMLKEAMSRPIPNLSHDVLSAVQPHIHSWTKSYGKNYLQWYGLQPVLVITEPELGKEILNNKDRVYTKQKPSIYVKKLFGDGISMAEGEKWSKLRKISNHAFHGDSLKSMIPDMIASAETMLEGWKKHEGKEIEVCEHFRLLTSEVISRTAFGSSYLEGKNIFDMLMKLSSVIFKNAHKLRVPGISKFYKTSDEKESEKLEKGIGDTILEIVKKREREAVTGEEGSFGTDFLGLLLKASHATNDKQRISVNELVEECKTFYFAGQETNNSLLVWTVFLLALHPEWQEEARKEVLQLFGKKTPNPDGLAKLKTMSMIINESLRLYPPAIALVRRVDKEVKMGNLIIPANVELLVSILALHHEPQFWGQEVKHFKPERFSKGVASATNNNMAAFLPFGMGPRTCVGLNFATIEAKIALSMILQRYSFTLSPAYVRSPFQFLTVRPQHGLQVILHSV; from the exons ATGATGAGTTGGGTGAGAGACACGGTCCTCACTCTTCCCGGTGTTTCGTGTacctttcttcttctgttgGCTTTGATCTTCATCAAGATAGTTCACAAACTATGGTGGACTCCAACTCGAACAAAGAGATTCATGGCTTCTCAGGGAATCAGAGGTCCTTCTTACAGACTCATCCATGGAAACAACAAAGAAATCAGTAACATGCTAAAGGAAGCCATGAGCAGGCCCATACCGAATTTATCACATGATGTACTATCTGCAGTTCAACCTCACATTCACTCATGGACCAAGAGCTATG GGAAGAATTATCTACAATGGTATGGTCTTCAACCAGTTTTGGTCATTACTGAACCTGAGTTAGGTAAGGAGATACTCAATAACAAAGATAGGGTTTATACAAAACAGAAGCCCAGTATCTATGTGAAGAAGCTATTCGGAGACGGCATTTCCATGGCAGAAGGTGAAAAATGGTCAAAACTGAGAAAGATTTCCAACCATGCCTTCCATGGAGACAGCTTAAAA AGTATGATTCCAGACATGATAGCTAGTGCTGAGACAATGCTCGAAGGGTGGAAAAAGCATGAAGGAAAAGAGATTGAGGTGTGTGAACATTTTAGGTTGTTGACTTCAGAAGTGATTTCTAGGACAGCATTTGGCAGCAGCTATTTAGAAGGGAAGAATATTTTTGACATGTTGATGAAGTTAAGCTCTGTAATATTCAAAAATGCTCACAAACTCAGGGTTCCTGGCATCAG CAAGTTTTATAAAACCAGTGATGAGAAAGAATCAGAGAAGCTTGAGAAAGGAATAGGAGACACCATACTAGAGATTGTtaagaaaagagagagggaggcagtGACTGGAGAAGAAGGCAGCTTTGGGACTGATTTTCTTGGATTGCTTTTAAAGGCTAGCCATGCTACCAATGACAAGCAGAGAATTTCAGTGAATGAATTGGTCGAGGAGTGCAAGACATTTTACTTTGCTGGACAAGAAACGAATAACTCTTTGCTTGTTTGGACTGTCTTTCTTCTGGCCCTCCATCCGGAATGGCAAGAGGAAGCAAGAAAGGAGGTCCTGCAGTTATTTGGCAAAAAAACTCCAAATCCTGATGGCCTTGCCAAACTAAAAACG ATGAGTATGATCATCAATGAGTCTCTGAGGCTATATCCTCCTGCCATTGCCCTTGTACGAAGAGTGGATAAGGAAGTTAAAATGGGAAACCTCATTATACCTGCTAACGTTGAATTGCTTGTCTCAATTCTAGCACTTCATCATGAACCTCAGTTCTGGGGACAAGAAGTGAAACATTTCAAACCTGAGAGATTCTCTAAAGGTGTTGCTAGTGCTACTAACAACAACATGGCTGCATTCTTACCGTTTGGAATGGGACCTAGAACTTGTGTTGGCCTCAACTTTGCCACCATTGAAGCAAAGATTGCTCTTTCAATGATTCTACAACGCTACTCCTTCACCCTTTCCCCAGCCTATGTCCGCTCACCCTTTCAGTTTCTCACAGTTCGTCCACAGCATGGACTTCAAGTAATTTTACACTCAGTATGA
- the LOC112198406 gene encoding cytochrome P450 CYP749A22 isoform X1, translating into MMSWVRDTVLTLPGVSCTFLLLLALIFIKIVHKLWWTPTRTKRFMASQGIRGPSYRLIHGNNKEISNMLKEAMSRPIPNLSHDVLSAVQPHIHSWTKSYGKNYLQWYGLQPVLVITEPELGKEILNNKDRVYTKQKPSIYVKKLFGDGISMAEGEKWSKLRKISNHAFHGDSLKGVGFCLSMIPDMIASAETMLEGWKKHEGKEIEVCEHFRLLTSEVISRTAFGSSYLEGKNIFDMLMKLSSVIFKNAHKLRVPGISKFYKTSDEKESEKLEKGIGDTILEIVKKREREAVTGEEGSFGTDFLGLLLKASHATNDKQRISVNELVEECKTFYFAGQETNNSLLVWTVFLLALHPEWQEEARKEVLQLFGKKTPNPDGLAKLKTMSMIINESLRLYPPAIALVRRVDKEVKMGNLIIPANVELLVSILALHHEPQFWGQEVKHFKPERFSKGVASATNNNMAAFLPFGMGPRTCVGLNFATIEAKIALSMILQRYSFTLSPAYVRSPFQFLTVRPQHGLQVILHSV; encoded by the exons ATGATGAGTTGGGTGAGAGACACGGTCCTCACTCTTCCCGGTGTTTCGTGTacctttcttcttctgttgGCTTTGATCTTCATCAAGATAGTTCACAAACTATGGTGGACTCCAACTCGAACAAAGAGATTCATGGCTTCTCAGGGAATCAGAGGTCCTTCTTACAGACTCATCCATGGAAACAACAAAGAAATCAGTAACATGCTAAAGGAAGCCATGAGCAGGCCCATACCGAATTTATCACATGATGTACTATCTGCAGTTCAACCTCACATTCACTCATGGACCAAGAGCTATG GGAAGAATTATCTACAATGGTATGGTCTTCAACCAGTTTTGGTCATTACTGAACCTGAGTTAGGTAAGGAGATACTCAATAACAAAGATAGGGTTTATACAAAACAGAAGCCCAGTATCTATGTGAAGAAGCTATTCGGAGACGGCATTTCCATGGCAGAAGGTGAAAAATGGTCAAAACTGAGAAAGATTTCCAACCATGCCTTCCATGGAGACAGCTTAAAA GGTGTTGGGTTTTGCTTGAGTATGATTCCAGACATGATAGCTAGTGCTGAGACAATGCTCGAAGGGTGGAAAAAGCATGAAGGAAAAGAGATTGAGGTGTGTGAACATTTTAGGTTGTTGACTTCAGAAGTGATTTCTAGGACAGCATTTGGCAGCAGCTATTTAGAAGGGAAGAATATTTTTGACATGTTGATGAAGTTAAGCTCTGTAATATTCAAAAATGCTCACAAACTCAGGGTTCCTGGCATCAG CAAGTTTTATAAAACCAGTGATGAGAAAGAATCAGAGAAGCTTGAGAAAGGAATAGGAGACACCATACTAGAGATTGTtaagaaaagagagagggaggcagtGACTGGAGAAGAAGGCAGCTTTGGGACTGATTTTCTTGGATTGCTTTTAAAGGCTAGCCATGCTACCAATGACAAGCAGAGAATTTCAGTGAATGAATTGGTCGAGGAGTGCAAGACATTTTACTTTGCTGGACAAGAAACGAATAACTCTTTGCTTGTTTGGACTGTCTTTCTTCTGGCCCTCCATCCGGAATGGCAAGAGGAAGCAAGAAAGGAGGTCCTGCAGTTATTTGGCAAAAAAACTCCAAATCCTGATGGCCTTGCCAAACTAAAAACG ATGAGTATGATCATCAATGAGTCTCTGAGGCTATATCCTCCTGCCATTGCCCTTGTACGAAGAGTGGATAAGGAAGTTAAAATGGGAAACCTCATTATACCTGCTAACGTTGAATTGCTTGTCTCAATTCTAGCACTTCATCATGAACCTCAGTTCTGGGGACAAGAAGTGAAACATTTCAAACCTGAGAGATTCTCTAAAGGTGTTGCTAGTGCTACTAACAACAACATGGCTGCATTCTTACCGTTTGGAATGGGACCTAGAACTTGTGTTGGCCTCAACTTTGCCACCATTGAAGCAAAGATTGCTCTTTCAATGATTCTACAACGCTACTCCTTCACCCTTTCCCCAGCCTATGTCCGCTCACCCTTTCAGTTTCTCACAGTTCGTCCACAGCATGGACTTCAAGTAATTTTACACTCAGTATGA